One genomic segment of Natrialbaceae archaeon AArc-T1-2 includes these proteins:
- a CDS encoding acetyl-CoA carboxylase biotin carboxylase subunit translates to MFRKVLVANRGEIAVRVMRACEELNIGTVAVYSEADKDAGHVRYADEAYNVGPARAADSYLDHEAVIGAAKKADADAIHPGYGFLAENAEFARKVEDTEGITWVGPAGDAMEALGEKTKARTIMDEADVPIVPGTTDPVTDPEQVREFGEKHGYPIAIKAEGGGGGRGMKVVWDESEVEDQLESAKREGEAYFDNDSVYLERYLEQPRHIEVQIVADEHGNVRHLGERDCSLQRRHQKVIEEGPSAALTDELREKIGEAARRGVAAADYTNAGTVEFLVEEEPGRDGPLGPDANFYFLEVNTRIQVEHTVTEEITGIDIVKRQLQIAAGEEIDFEQDDVEFDGHAIEFRINAENAANDFAPATGGTLETYDPPGGVGVRMDDALRQGDDLVTDYDSMIAKLVVWGEDRDECISRSLRALREYDIEGIPTIIPFHRLMLTDEEFVASTHTTKYLDEEMDHSRIEEAQQQWGEDTTSEEADDEVVEREFTVEVNGKRFEVELEERDAPPMPAVDGGDATASRPDHIGTSDGDDVEIDGDGEVVDAEMQGTILSVDVDEGEEVAAGDVLVVLEAMKMENDIVASRGGEVSQIAVAEGDSVDMGDTLVVLE, encoded by the coding sequence ATGTTCCGGAAGGTTCTCGTCGCGAATCGCGGGGAGATCGCTGTCAGAGTGATGCGTGCGTGTGAAGAACTGAATATCGGCACCGTCGCGGTCTACTCGGAGGCCGACAAAGACGCTGGCCACGTCCGCTACGCCGACGAAGCCTACAACGTCGGTCCCGCCCGGGCAGCCGACTCGTATCTCGATCACGAGGCCGTCATCGGGGCCGCCAAAAAGGCCGACGCCGACGCCATCCACCCTGGCTACGGCTTCCTCGCCGAAAATGCCGAGTTCGCCCGCAAAGTCGAAGACACAGAGGGGATCACCTGGGTCGGTCCCGCCGGCGACGCGATGGAAGCCCTCGGCGAGAAAACGAAAGCTCGCACGATCATGGACGAGGCTGACGTCCCCATCGTTCCCGGCACCACCGACCCCGTCACCGACCCCGAGCAAGTCCGTGAGTTCGGCGAGAAACACGGCTACCCGATCGCCATCAAGGCCGAAGGTGGCGGTGGCGGTCGCGGCATGAAGGTCGTCTGGGACGAAAGTGAGGTCGAAGACCAACTCGAGAGCGCCAAACGCGAGGGCGAGGCCTACTTCGACAACGACTCGGTCTACTTAGAGCGCTACCTCGAACAGCCCCGCCACATCGAGGTTCAGATCGTCGCCGACGAACACGGCAACGTCCGTCACCTCGGCGAGCGTGACTGTTCGCTCCAGCGCCGCCACCAGAAGGTCATCGAAGAGGGTCCCTCGGCGGCGCTGACCGACGAACTCCGCGAGAAGATCGGCGAGGCCGCTCGCCGCGGCGTCGCCGCCGCCGACTACACCAACGCCGGCACCGTCGAGTTCCTCGTCGAGGAGGAACCCGGCCGTGACGGCCCACTCGGACCCGACGCTAACTTCTACTTCCTCGAGGTCAACACCCGTATCCAGGTCGAACACACCGTCACCGAGGAGATCACTGGCATCGACATCGTCAAACGCCAGCTCCAGATCGCCGCCGGCGAGGAGATCGACTTCGAGCAGGACGACGTCGAGTTCGACGGCCACGCCATCGAGTTCCGCATCAACGCCGAAAACGCCGCCAACGACTTCGCCCCCGCCACCGGCGGCACCCTCGAAACGTACGATCCGCCGGGTGGCGTCGGCGTCCGCATGGACGACGCCCTGCGCCAGGGCGACGACCTCGTCACCGACTACGACTCGATGATCGCCAAACTCGTCGTCTGGGGCGAGGATCGCGACGAGTGCATTTCCCGCTCGCTGCGAGCCCTCCGTGAGTACGACATCGAGGGTATCCCAACCATCATCCCCTTCCACCGGCTGATGCTCACCGACGAAGAGTTCGTCGCCAGTACCCACACCACGAAGTATCTCGACGAGGAGATGGACCACAGCCGCATCGAGGAGGCCCAACAACAGTGGGGCGAGGACACCACGAGCGAGGAAGCCGACGACGAGGTCGTCGAACGCGAGTTCACCGTCGAAGTCAACGGCAAACGCTTCGAAGTCGAACTCGAAGAACGCGACGCACCCCCGATGCCCGCCGTCGACGGCGGCGACGCCACCGCCTCCCGACCCGACCACATCGGTACCAGCGACGGCGACGACGTCGAGATCGACGGCGACGGCGAAGTCGTCGACGCCGAAATGCAAGGCACCATCCTCTCGGTCGACGTCGACGAAGGCGAGGAGGTCGCCGCCGGCGACGTGCTCGTCGTCCTCGAGGCGATGAAGATGGAAAACGACATCGTCGCCTCCCGTGGCGGCGAAGTCTCACAGATCGCCGTCGCCGAAGGCGACAGCGTCGACATGGGCGACACCTTAGTCGTCCTCGAGTAA
- a CDS encoding secondary thiamine-phosphate synthase enzyme YjbQ — protein MTATFTVDTDARLTTVDVTDTVADAVPDDHADGVCTAFVEHTTAGLVVQENESRLRADLESFLSGLVPDEGHAHDRIDDNADSHLRATLLGPSVTVPVVDGGLALGTWQSILLVECDGPRTRRVRVTAV, from the coding sequence ATGACAGCGACGTTCACCGTCGACACCGACGCCCGGCTGACGACCGTCGACGTGACCGACACGGTCGCCGACGCGGTTCCCGACGACCACGCCGACGGCGTCTGCACCGCGTTCGTCGAGCACACGACGGCCGGGCTCGTCGTCCAGGAAAACGAGTCCAGACTGCGTGCGGACCTCGAGTCATTTCTCTCGGGGCTGGTTCCGGACGAGGGCCACGCCCACGATCGGATCGACGACAACGCTGACTCGCACCTGCGAGCGACGTTACTCGGTCCCTCGGTTACGGTGCCGGTCGTCGACGGCGGCCTCGCGCTCGGAACGTGGCAATCGATCCTGCTCGTCGAGTGTGACGGGCCACGCACTCGTCGTGTACGCGTGACGGCCGTTTGA